A genomic stretch from Nitrospinaceae bacterium includes:
- a CDS encoding DUF362 domain-containing protein codes for MTKRSRPSKKAEAEAAMREEGLSRVAIIRCANYDPPRVVEALDHLIELLGGAEKNFPLEKNILLKPNLLKGAAPGKAVTTHPEVLRATIRAIKRARPVSSISVGDSPAWGSFQSAMQGAGLAAVCEDVGAAPSPFTRGVKVANPGGNVFEHLHIAREVVQAEAIINLPKLKTHCQMYMTGAVKNMFGCVAGKRKAWWHFKAGNYKDYFPLMIAETARLIAPRLSIMDAIFAMEGQGPSAGTPRRMGLLMASADPVALDRVAVDVAGLAPERMRTLAAADTIGWGETNLDKIEIVGLPISEARLTTPLVEPRMIPVGFSLPRVVKSTFKQQWLIRVNEPTHRVSRGPLK; via the coding sequence GTGACGAAAAGATCGAGGCCATCAAAAAAGGCTGAGGCGGAGGCAGCGATGAGAGAGGAAGGGTTGAGCCGCGTCGCGATAATAAGGTGCGCCAACTACGATCCACCTCGAGTCGTAGAGGCCCTCGACCACCTGATCGAATTGCTGGGCGGCGCAGAAAAAAATTTCCCGCTGGAAAAAAACATCCTACTTAAACCCAACTTGCTTAAGGGGGCAGCCCCCGGGAAAGCCGTCACGACCCACCCCGAAGTCCTGCGCGCCACGATACGCGCCATCAAGAGAGCAAGGCCCGTTTCTTCCATCTCCGTCGGCGACAGCCCCGCCTGGGGAAGTTTCCAAAGCGCCATGCAGGGAGCAGGATTGGCCGCCGTCTGTGAAGATGTGGGCGCCGCGCCCTCCCCCTTCACACGCGGAGTGAAAGTGGCGAACCCCGGCGGCAATGTCTTTGAGCACCTCCACATCGCCCGCGAAGTGGTACAAGCCGAGGCCATCATCAACCTCCCCAAGCTTAAAACTCATTGCCAGATGTACATGACCGGTGCAGTGAAAAACATGTTCGGCTGCGTGGCAGGAAAGCGGAAGGCTTGGTGGCACTTCAAGGCTGGAAACTACAAAGACTATTTTCCGCTTATGATCGCAGAGACGGCTCGCCTCATCGCCCCCCGACTCTCCATCATGGACGCGATATTCGCCATGGAGGGACAGGGTCCCAGTGCAGGCACCCCCCGGCGAATGGGCCTTCTGATGGCCAGCGCCGATCCAGTCGCCCTGGACCGTGTGGCCGTAGATGTGGCCGGCCTCGCCCCCGAGCGAATGCGGACGCTCGCAGCGGCCGATACAATAGGCTGGGGGGAAACCAACCTCGATAAAATAGAGATCGTTGGGCTCCCCATCAGCGAGGCTCGCCTCACCACTCCTCTAGTAGAGCCCAGGATGATCCCTGTGGGTTTCAGCCTTCCCCGTGTCGTCAAAAGCACTTTCAAACAACAGTGGCTCATCCGAGTGAACGAACCCACCCATCGTGTGTCCCGAGGGCCTTTGAAATGA
- the priA gene encoding primosomal protein N' — protein sequence MSEAKAKPARTYRLNPREADSDQRKAAGPLSVEVALNVPRLGALTYRVPDELADKLIPGMRVMVPLGRRRMTGYVASPPAPLLPDGPDNLKDVIRALDEEPALTEELIGLTRWVADYYCCGWGEAIRAALPGVGERKSVERVRLTDSGRREAALEAAGLGLPGMGGEKDAPLRARVLNTLKARPMKLDALAKGAGRGARQEAERLIEAGLIEKVSLDEGGGAPVLVRYVRLVAVPDAEAREYLDRRAPKQAKALKVIDNADDKRLMLRELERLVPGTRAACSAMEKKGWLAFEDAPPPADEDTAPESPHTAPPVELTDAQREAFDAVAEDLRGGAYSVTLLHGVTGSGKTEVYMRLAAEALAQGKGALVLVPEIGLTPQLLGRFRSRFGDKVACLHSAYPEKKRAAEWRRVRGGEAPIVLGTRSAVYAPLPNIGLITIDEEHDASYKQEDAPRYNARDTAIVRAKRAGVPIVLGSATPSLESYTRAKAGSYRLLELPSRPGGKPLPEVTLVDLRREQGGEHKTPPLLSAELAAAIQDRLARGEQALLFLNRRGFSSVILCRDCGASAQCQNCSVPMTFHLNARSGAGRLQCHLCDLSMPPPNECPACGSARVAYFGLGTERVEEAVKARFPKARVRRMDRDTVTRAGAYDEILGAVRRGEVDILIGTQMVAKGHDFPRMTLVGVVLADVGLHLPDFRAGERTFQLLTQVAGRAGRADLPGEVIVQTFRPEHYAVTCAKGHDYAAFYEMESKFRQETGYPPYRRLARLRFEARNPDAAAAAGAWVRNFMEKNGAKPAASRDGASAGLTFLGPAPAMLARVRGIYRHHMLVKSTTAKRLGEILHALDDAFHSQKNFGTVHLIIDVNPQSLL from the coding sequence ATGAGTGAAGCAAAAGCTAAACCTGCACGAACGTATCGCCTCAATCCCCGCGAGGCTGATTCCGATCAAAGGAAAGCTGCTGGCCCCTTATCGGTTGAGGTGGCGCTGAACGTCCCCCGCCTGGGGGCTCTGACCTACCGGGTGCCGGACGAGTTGGCGGATAAACTCATTCCTGGCATGCGCGTTATGGTTCCACTGGGTCGGCGGCGGATGACGGGCTACGTCGCATCGCCGCCCGCACCCCTTCTGCCGGACGGCCCGGATAATTTAAAGGATGTAATTCGGGCGCTCGACGAGGAGCCCGCCCTGACCGAGGAGCTCATTGGCCTCACCCGTTGGGTGGCGGATTACTACTGCTGCGGCTGGGGAGAGGCCATTCGGGCGGCGTTGCCCGGCGTGGGTGAGCGGAAAAGTGTCGAGCGGGTTCGCCTCACGGACTCTGGGAGGCGCGAGGCGGCGCTTGAGGCGGCGGGGCTCGGGCTCCCTGGCATGGGTGGTGAGAAAGACGCCCCTCTCCGGGCGCGGGTGCTGAACACCTTGAAGGCCCGGCCCATGAAGCTGGACGCGCTGGCAAAGGGTGCCGGGCGCGGGGCGAGGCAGGAGGCCGAGCGGCTAATAGAGGCGGGGCTGATCGAGAAAGTCTCGCTTGATGAGGGTGGCGGGGCCCCTGTGTTGGTGCGCTATGTGCGGTTGGTGGCGGTGCCTGATGCCGAGGCGAGAGAATATCTCGATCGCCGGGCTCCCAAACAGGCGAAAGCCTTGAAAGTCATTGATAATGCTGATGATAAACGATTGATGCTCCGCGAGCTAGAGCGCCTCGTCCCGGGCACGCGGGCCGCCTGCTCGGCGATGGAGAAAAAGGGGTGGCTCGCATTTGAGGACGCCCCCCCGCCTGCCGATGAAGACACAGCCCCTGAAAGCCCCCACACCGCGCCCCCGGTCGAGCTCACAGATGCCCAGCGGGAGGCTTTTGACGCCGTGGCAGAGGACTTACGGGGTGGCGCCTACTCCGTCACCCTCCTTCATGGCGTCACCGGAAGCGGCAAGACCGAGGTTTACATGCGCCTTGCCGCCGAGGCCCTTGCTCAAGGAAAAGGCGCGCTCGTTCTCGTTCCTGAAATTGGCCTCACCCCCCAGCTTTTAGGGCGCTTTCGCTCGCGCTTTGGAGACAAGGTGGCCTGCCTCCACAGCGCATATCCAGAGAAAAAACGCGCCGCCGAGTGGCGAAGGGTTCGTGGCGGTGAGGCCCCGATTGTCCTCGGCACGCGCTCTGCCGTTTATGCACCCCTCCCCAACATTGGGCTCATCACCATCGACGAGGAGCACGACGCTTCCTATAAACAAGAAGACGCCCCGCGCTACAACGCCCGAGACACCGCCATCGTCCGCGCAAAGCGGGCCGGGGTGCCCATCGTCCTGGGCTCGGCCACGCCGTCCCTTGAAAGCTACACCCGGGCCAAGGCCGGGAGCTACCGCCTACTTGAGCTTCCCTCCCGGCCCGGCGGGAAACCGCTGCCCGAGGTCACGCTCGTTGACCTAAGGCGCGAGCAGGGAGGCGAGCACAAAACCCCGCCCCTTCTTTCCGCCGAGCTTGCCGCCGCAATCCAAGACCGGCTGGCGCGGGGCGAGCAGGCCCTTTTATTTTTAAACCGCCGGGGATTTTCCTCGGTCATCCTTTGCCGAGATTGCGGGGCCTCGGCCCAGTGCCAGAACTGCTCGGTCCCGATGACATTTCATTTAAACGCAAGGAGTGGGGCGGGCCGCCTTCAGTGTCACCTGTGCGATCTCTCGATGCCGCCGCCCAACGAGTGCCCCGCCTGCGGGAGCGCGCGGGTCGCCTATTTTGGCCTCGGCACCGAACGGGTAGAGGAGGCCGTAAAAGCGCGTTTCCCAAAGGCCCGCGTTCGCCGGATGGATCGCGACACCGTCACTCGCGCTGGGGCATATGACGAAATTCTGGGCGCCGTGCGGCGCGGCGAGGTGGATATTCTTATCGGCACGCAGATGGTCGCAAAGGGCCACGATTTTCCGCGCATGACGCTGGTGGGCGTCGTGCTCGCCGACGTGGGGCTTCACCTTCCCGACTTTAGAGCTGGCGAGCGCACCTTTCAGCTCTTAACCCAGGTTGCGGGCCGCGCCGGGCGCGCCGATCTTCCGGGCGAGGTCATTGTCCAAACCTTTCGGCCCGAGCACTACGCCGTCACCTGCGCCAAGGGCCACGACTACGCCGCTTTTTATGAGATGGAATCAAAGTTTAGACAAGAGACCGGCTATCCCCCCTACCGAAGGCTGGCGCGGCTTCGCTTTGAGGCGCGCAACCCCGATGCGGCGGCTGCCGCTGGCGCCTGGGTGCGAAATTTTATGGAGAAAAACGGGGCTAAACCCGCCGCAAGCAGAGATGGCGCAAGCGCCGGGCTCACCTTCCTAGGGCCGGCCCCTGCCATGCTCGCCCGCGTGCGCGGAATCTATCGCCACCACATGCTAGTAAAATCCACCACCGCCAAACGCCTCGGCGAAATCCTCCACGCCCTCGATGACGCCTTCCACAGCCAGAAAAATTTCGGCACCGTGCACCTGATTATTGATGTTAATCCGCAGAGTTTGTTGTAG
- a CDS encoding exopolyphosphatase, producing the protein MSDSEKYRLVTRSDFDGLVSGMLLRHLDMIDEIIFVHPKDMQDGKIEITSRDITTNLPFVGGAHMAIDHHASEYIRIGEREDYINIPEAASASGVVYEYLGGEAVFPPEFEEMIEVADKVDSGNYSLNEVVNPEGWVLVGILLDPRTGIGRFKELHLSKDELMIKMIEDFEGHTANDVLAMPEIVERAELYFRHEEEFREQILKCSKVHGNLVVLDLREEEIIWPGNRFMIYTLFPDQNISIQVVWGKTRQNTVFATGKSISNFTSKTHVGKLMLDNGGGGHEAAGTCQVENGRAGEVLAQLIEAINADG; encoded by the coding sequence ATGTCCGACAGCGAAAAATACCGTCTTGTGACGCGAAGCGATTTTGATGGTCTGGTCAGCGGAATGCTTCTTCGGCATCTCGACATGATCGATGAAATTATTTTCGTGCATCCCAAGGACATGCAGGACGGCAAGATCGAAATTACGAGCCGGGACATCACGACAAATCTTCCTTTTGTCGGCGGCGCCCACATGGCCATCGATCACCACGCCAGCGAGTACATTCGCATCGGGGAGCGAGAGGACTACATCAATATTCCTGAGGCGGCATCGGCCTCGGGCGTCGTGTACGAATATCTGGGCGGGGAGGCAGTTTTTCCGCCCGAATTCGAGGAGATGATCGAAGTTGCCGACAAGGTGGACTCGGGCAACTACTCTCTCAATGAGGTGGTTAACCCGGAGGGGTGGGTGCTTGTTGGCATTTTGCTCGACCCGAGAACCGGGATCGGCCGATTCAAGGAACTGCATCTCTCAAAAGATGAGCTGATGATCAAAATGATTGAGGATTTCGAGGGCCACACTGCGAACGATGTTCTGGCGATGCCCGAGATTGTCGAGCGGGCGGAGCTGTATTTTAGGCATGAGGAAGAGTTTAGAGAGCAGATTTTGAAGTGCTCGAAAGTTCACGGCAATCTCGTTGTGCTGGATTTGCGTGAGGAGGAAATCATCTGGCCCGGAAATCGATTTATGATTTACACTCTCTTTCCGGATCAGAATATTTCGATTCAGGTGGTGTGGGGGAAAACTCGCCAGAACACTGTTTTTGCCACCGGTAAATCAATCTCGAATTTCACCTCGAAAACACATGTCGGCAAATTAATGCTTGATAACGGCGGGGGCGGGCACGAGGCGGCAGGCACCTGCCAGGTTGAAAACGGTAGGGCGGGCGAGGTCCTTGCCCAGCTTATTGAGGCCATCAACGCCGACGGGTGA
- the merF gene encoding mercury resistance system transport protein MerF encodes MKENSFFKVGLVGSVVMAICCFTPVLVLLFGVLGLSAFVYLLDMVLIPMLLFFVGVLAYGVYLKKNKRVD; translated from the coding sequence GTGAAAGAAAATTCTTTTTTTAAAGTGGGCCTGGTTGGTTCCGTTGTTATGGCCATCTGTTGTTTTACGCCAGTGCTCGTTTTGTTGTTCGGTGTTTTAGGGCTTTCCGCTTTTGTTTATTTGCTTGATATGGTCCTGATTCCAATGCTGCTTTTCTTTGTCGGGGTATTGGCGTACGGGGTGTATCTCAAGAAGAACAAGCGAGTGGATTGA